A DNA window from Camelina sativa cultivar DH55 chromosome 13, Cs, whole genome shotgun sequence contains the following coding sequences:
- the LOC104738389 gene encoding FAS1 domain-containing protein SELMODRAFT_448915-like → MATSSHLLLLFLITAVVSSFTSATSPPYLTSQDHQHADRIIEAMIGAGGFRGWAADFLSAVDDQFGLPLSATIFIPSDFDSADVSSNGDNATPRRLSVAYHIVPQRLSFTDLQILKPLSRIPTLLPGNSIVVTNNSVSGYTLDGVLVSEPDLFISSSVAILGVASTLDFSRYGGFGNDDDTAFADSLRRRGGGGHGDIGNGDTNLTTSASLFTGHYSFGSFLLPLAALTWF, encoded by the coding sequence ATGGCCACCTCAAGccatctccttctcctctttctcatcACCGCCGTCGTCTCATCCTTTACCTCCGCCACTTCTCCTCCGTATCTAACGTCGCAAGATCACCAACACGCCGACAGAATCATCGAAGCAATGATCGGAGCCGGAGGTTTTCGTGGCTGGGCCGCCGATTTCCTCTCCGCCGTCGACGACCAGTTCGGTCTCCCTCTCTCCGCCACCATTTTCATCCCAAGCGACTTCGACTCCGCCGACGTCTCGTCCAACGGCGACAATGCTACTCCACGTCGTCTCTCCGTCGCTTATCACATCGTACCTCAACGTCTCTCCTTCACCGATCTCCAAATCTTGAAACCACTCTCTCGTATCCCGACTCTTCTACCTGGAAACTCGATCGTCGTCACTAACAACTCTGTTTCCGGTTATACTCTCGACGGCGTTCTTGTCTCTGAACCGGatcttttcatctcttcttctgttgctaTTCTTGGTGTTGCCTCGACGCTTGATTTCTCACGTTACGGCGGTTTTGGTAACGATGATGATACTGCTTTTGCTGATAGTCTCCGTCgtcgtggtggtggtggtcacGGCGATATTGGTAACGGCGATACTAATCTAACCACCTCTGCTTCGTTGTTCACTGGACATTACTCGTTTGGCTCGTTTTTGCTTCCATTGGCGGCTCTGACTTGGTTCTGA